The Diadema setosum chromosome 4, eeDiaSeto1, whole genome shotgun sequence genome window below encodes:
- the LOC140227055 gene encoding uncharacterized protein, with amino-acid sequence MMAHQNQLLFNLNVPYNPLNVVTEFHNPGPVIIERLPGREQREKQGAGGQEPVQFSVVSKEKLAFAMQLARRDMKNKIREQQQQQVQRKEGEQRDKQKASNKAGKDVKKKSIVRSTKRGVQSASTPSKRNANINVQKKSVRTQTPDGYSRRKLNPRGSPVLVLTSQPQPSPVLKEQAEKVAVPPAKLKSAPESESLHQKREIARLNKELQTCMMRISSLSKQVEATTAAASSPDRTATLRAGLEALFRAEHPRDEENRSEVKKGEGSSGVKERAAARQSNKVRQRRLRHSEVRGVILPARSKPHHFASTSTGDRMHFTRPTESSKTKARPTHDVLRKSTTAAPVWSPPGSPRSYHRVGRPRRERRSGHLGSNGEESDEELVTGDHQDRTPTRVGEKIFKNPSAERERGLDSRRETQSLHFQRGVSNSTKSALRDVTFAGGRMPVKGHDIKISQEETKLPRFPLSERNESGLNDGLNTGIVKERLSSEKSVRRKVQFGPPAGADIGREFISHSAWVDESDQPAVHEMPRRREVGNPYNQLASGSGDVDRYGDRVTGQDGGHRLNPNRQPQEAKRSRPPSMKEVDKGYREQITDLLVDEILEDEAKELGRLDEDTMATREAHRIQEAPTFENILQELELIEVEEEQIRRRWRNVKYDDPLGTGSQEGQRSEGGGNVEWMQGTPLDANQMERIPEVPTQHTAMVFSKPVPTTSQETTSSHWQKVQRMEDDHARHVEEEDALIIPPITMTTSQEQRPPASPKAVWESKSSTASRGSGGRGHVPLFVPNDMMKRVEQGRDAFTTHLKRTSHLSYGTFNPWKLIEELSDEIVDDIIAGVTEEVGDVVGHYVDNLYAAEFDISAEKTTASQ; translated from the exons ATGATGGCGCACCAGAACCAACTCCTGTTCAACCTAAATGTTCCCTACAACCCTCTGAATGTGGTAACGGAGTTCCACAACCCCGGCCCTGTCATCATCGAGCGCCTCCCAGGTAGAGAGCAGAGGGAGAAGCAGGGTGCCGGGGGCCAGGAACCAGTGCAGTTCAGCGTCGTCTCCAAAGAGAAGTTGGCGTTTGCCATGCAGCTTGCCAGACGGGATATGAAGAACAAGATTcgcgagcagcagcagcaacaagttcagagaaaggaaggagagcAGAGAGACAAGCAAAAGGCATCCAACAAAGCGGGGAAGGATGTAAAAAAGAAGAGTATCGTGAGAAGCACCAAGAGAGGAGTGCAAAGTGCCAGCACCCCTTCGAAGAGGAACGCCAACATCAATGTCCAGAAGAAATCTGTGAGAACCCAGACACCCGATGGATATAGTCGCAGAAAACTGAATCCGAGAGGGTCTCCCGTGTTGGTGTTGACTTCCCAGCCACAGCCTAGCCCCGTCCTGAAAGAACAAGCTGAGAAGGTGGCTGTCCCACCAGCCAAATTGAAATCGGCCCCCGAGTCTGAAAGTTTGCATCAGAAACGTGAGATTGCCAGACTGAACAAGGAGCTCCAGACGTGTATGATGAGGATCAGCTCTCTCAGTAAACAAG TGGAGGCAACCACAGCAGCAGCCAGCTCCCCCGATCGCACTGCCACACTCCGGGCAGGCCTAGAAGCATTGTTTAGAGCAGAACACCCTCGTGATGAGGAGAACAGGTCAGAAGTTAAGAAAGGAGAGGGGAGTTCAGGGGTCAAGGAAAGGGCTGCTGCCAGGCAGAGTAACAAAGTTCGGCAGAGACGGCTGAGGCATTCTGAAGTCAGAGGGGTTATTCTCCCTGCCAGGTCAAAG CCTCACCATTTTGCCTCTACCTCAACTGGAGACAGGATGCACTTTACACGGCCAACTGAGTCCTCAAAGACCAAGGCGAGACCCACCCATGACGTCCTGAGAAAGTCGACCACGGCAGCTCCCGTTTGGTCTCCGCCTGGTTCACCGAGGAGCTACCACAGAGTCGGCAGACCGAGAAGGGAGAGACGCTCAGGGCATCTGGGTTCCAACGGGGAAGAGTCCGACGAGGAGCTGGTAACAGGAGATCATCAAGATAGGACTCCAACTAGAGTAGGGGAGAAGATATTCAAGAATCCTTcagcagaaagagagagaggattGGACAGCAGAAGGGAAACCCAATCCCTTCATTTTCAAAGAGGTGTCTCAAATTCCACAAAGTCTGCACTAAGAGATGTTACATTTGCAGGGGGCAGGATGCCGGTCAAGGGTCATGACATTAAGATTTCCCAGGAGGAAACCAAATTGCCGAGGTTTCCCCTCAGTGAAAGAAACGAGAGTGGATTGAATGATGGCCTCAATACTGGCATAGTGAAGGAGAGACTATCTTCTGAGAAGAGTGTCCGGAGAAAGGTTCAATTTGGACCTCCAGCTGGAGCTGACATTGGCagggaattcatcagtcattcTGCATGGGTGGATGAAAGTGACCAGCCGGCCGTTCATGAAATGCCCAGGAGAAGGGAAGTGGGAAACCCATATAATCAGTTAGCTTCTGGCAGTGGTGATGTTGATCGCTATGGTGACCGCGTGACTGGACAAGATGGAGGACACAGGCTCAATCCTAATCGACAACCTCAGGAGGCAAAGCGCTCTAGGCCACCATCTATGAAAGAAGTAGATAAG GGCTATAGGGAGCAAATCACAGACCTGTTGGTGGATGAAATCTTGGAAGATGAAGCCAAGGAGCTTGGTAGACTGGATGAGgataccatggcaaccagaGAGGCCCACCGCATACAAGAAGCTCCAACGTTTGAAAATATCCTACAGGAACTAGAGCTAATAGAG GTGGAGGAGGAACAGATTCGAAGGAGGTGGAGAAATGTGAAGTATGATGACCCTCTTGGCACTGGATCacaagaaggtcaaaggtcagaagggGGTGGAAATGTTGAATGGATGCAGGGAACACCGCTGGATGCGAATCAAATGGAACG AATCCCTGAAGTCCCCACACAGCATACAGCAATGGTATTCAGCAAACCAGTACCCACAACAAGCCAGGAGACGACTTCATCTCATTGGCAGAAAGTGCAGAGGATGGAGGATGACCACGCCAGACACGTGGAGGAGGAAGATGCCTTGATCATCCCACCCATCACCATGACAACGTCACAAGAGCAAAGACCGCCCGCATCTCCCAAGGCCGTGTGGGAGAGCAAATCATCCACTGCATCACGTGGGAGCGGTGGAAGAGGGCATGTCCCCCTGTTTGTGCCCAATGACATGATGAAACGGGTGGAGCAGGGACGGGATGCATTCACAACCCATCTCAAGAGAACTTCGCACCTCTCCTATGGAACCTTTAATCCATGGAAACTGATCGAGGA ACTCTCGGATGAAATAGTGGACGACATCATCGCTGGAGTCACCGAGGAAGTCGGCGATGTTGTTGGGCACTACGTGGACAACCTCTATGCTGCCGAGTTTGACATCAGTGCGGAGAAGACAACGGCGTCACAATGA
- the LOC140227056 gene encoding interstitial collagenase-like yields the protein MGVFKVTISRRHEGRVSKHALLVTILYSAVFFLQSASSVTLSRNAVDKHLKNLDYTGDMSATLPEERRKHVLHGFQTLSGLHKTAGVNDKQTLKLMAAPHRGNGDVNAPVRVEVLDNWEGRTREKRWSIFRAWPKNNFTYRISSYTPDLPEQKVDEAIENGFKLWSAVALVDFRRVWTGDADIDISFQRGDHGDGKPFDGPGYVLAHSFVPHLSSDQSGLTGNIHLDEDENWTVESPSGTNLMFTIAHEIGHAIGLSHSKVVPALMYPWYQSYEPSLQLHEDDIRGVQFLYGARPGTELSYPALIPGGPNNPSVPNLCASLPEAMTLGRDGVTYAFKDIYYWKMEDGLIVQGYPALISQNWPGLQSYLTAALTVKNTRVWGEDAGKTYFFKQRAVWRFTPDNALDPGFPKDIHTVFPSVRSTVSSVDAAVEIGGNGETLFVIDGELYKYGWTKNFSGPFAVDQVIPNLHGIVKTVIQGPDNYLYFFMDDGMYYQVSPWSLSVSARFPKAASQDWFSCEDELRRRR from the exons ATGGGGGTGTTTAAAGTGACTATATCACGTCGACATGAGGGAAGGGTTTCCAAGCATGCTCTGCTGGTGACGATTCTGTATTCAGCTGTATTCTTTCTCCAGTCGGCATCCTCAGTGACGCTTTCAAGAAATGCAGTTGAC AAACATTTGAAAAACTTGGACTACACCGGAGACATGAGCGCAACTCTGCCCGAGGAAAGACGAAAGCACGTCCTTCATGGTTTCCAAACATTATCCGGATTACACAAGACAG CAGGGGTCAATGACAAGCAGACGTTAAAGTTGATGGCGGCCCCTCATCGTGGGAATGGCGATGTCAACGCCCCCGTCAGGGTGGAGGTGCTTGACAACTGGGAGGGACGTACTCGGGAAAAGAGGTGGAGCATCTTTAGGGCGTGGCCAAAAAACAATTTCACCTACAGGATCTCGTCGTACACGCCAGACCTACCCGAGCAGAAAGTGGACGAGGCCATTGAGAATGGGTTTAAG TTGTGGTCGGCTGTCGCCTTGGTCGACTTTCGACGAGTGTGGACGGGCGACGCCGACATTGATATCTCGTTTCAGCGAGGCGACCACGGCGATGGTAAACCCTTCGACGGTCCCGGCTACGTCCTGGCGCACTCGTTTGTTCCCCATCTGAGCTCCGACCAGTCCGGACTGACCGGTAATATCCACCTGGACGAGGATGAGAACTGGACAGTGGAATCACCCTCAG GTACCAACCTAATGTTCACGATCGCACATGAGATCGGCCACGCCATCGGGCTCAGCCACTCCAAGGTGGTGCCCGCCCTCATGTACCCCTGGTACCAGAGCTACGAGCCCAGCTTACAGCTTCACGAAGACGACATCAGGGGCGTCCAGTTCTTGTACG GAGCAAGACCTGGAACCGAGTTGTCCTACCCGGCCTTGATACCCGGAGGTCCGAACAATCCCAGTGTGCCCAACCTTTGTGCTTCTCTTCCCGAGGCGATGACATTAGGGCGGGACGGTGTCACGTACGCTTTCaaag acatttactaCTGGAAGATGGAGGATGGACTCATTGTGCAGGGATACCCGGCCTTGATATCTCAAAACTGGCCTGGTCTACAGAGCTATTTGACTGCTGCCCTCACCGTCAAGAACACGAGAGTGTGGGGAGAGGATGCTGGGAAGACCTATTTCTTCAAG CAAAGAGCTGTATGGCGCTTTACCCCCGACAACGCCCTCGACCCTGGGTTTCCCAAGGACATCCACACCGTGTTTCCGTCCGTACGCTCCACCGTGAGCTCCGTGGACGCTGCAGTGGAGATCGGAGGCAACGGAGAAACGCTCTTTGTAATAG ACGGAGAACTGTACAAATACGGCTGGACCAAAAACTTCAGCGGCCCGTTTGCCGTTGACCAAGTCATCCCCAACCTGCACGGAATCGTAAAGACCGTGATCCAAGGGCCGGACAATTACCTCTATTTCTTCATGGACGATGGCATGTACTACCAAGTGTCTCCCTGGAGTTTGAGCGTCAGCGCGCGCTTCCCCAAGGCCGCCTCGCAGGATTGGTTCAGCTGCGAAGACGAACTGCGACGACGACGGTAG